The following coding sequences are from one Aethina tumida isolate Nest 87 chromosome 2, icAetTumi1.1, whole genome shotgun sequence window:
- the LOC109600560 gene encoding cleft lip and palate transmembrane protein 1-like protein yields the protein MRAVINYILTALFFLFILRSIYSLLSIYRAPTCAEHDICYKSFLNKVPNLDLYVFLSDNSKSGNFDQILFLEKFNYTTPFERVVPIELSKPARNNGSLYIHNVILPSKPRKNPSLRELIDSPDATYVRNRLTRYAVPLSATFNLLSENTKSEQYKPVTHLKSKYALLMMTEHLNIPHAEIPNEFLRYFRVNMRKEFLPIAEEDSLQMRLRDLQEITVDTRKTEFLYTYMPASLGKMRFLLQIKATLLQFIQLGFTEKDLDEVKGVFADTNLYLLCATVLIGSIHLLLDFLSFKNDVSFWKSQKSMAGLSSRTLYWRAFSQTIIFLYLLDEGTSLLVLVPSGVATLIEFWKVSKVLKTSLSWRSGLSFNKMQQETAEEKKTRQYDEECMKYLSYLLYPLCVGAAMYSLLYQSHKSWYSWTINSLVNGVYAFGFLFMLPQLFINYRLKSVAALPWRAFTYRAFNTFIDDIFAFIITMPTAHRVACFRDDIIFLVYLYQRWLYPVDQTRTDDQVGEEAVPEGTKKKKE from the exons ATGAGggctgttattaattatatacttacGGCCCtattctttttgtttatattaagatCCATCTACAGCCTTCTAAGCATATACAGGGCCCCAACATGCGCGGAACACGACATATGTTACAAATCATTCCTAAACAAGGTTCCTAACCTAGATCTCTACGTGTTTTTATCTGATAATTCCAAGTCCGGCAATTTCGACCAGATCCTATTCCTCGAGAAGTTCAACTACACGACCCCGTTCGAAAG agTGGTGCCGATTGAGCTGTCAAAACCAGCAAGGAATAATGGGTCGCTGTACATTCACAACGTTATCCTGCCCAGTAAACCACGCAAAAACCCCTCCCTGAGGGAATTAATTGACAGTCCAGATGCCACCTATGTTAGAAATAGGTTGACGAGATATGCAGTGCCTCTTAGTgcaacttttaatttactcaGTGAGAACACTAAGAGTGAACAGTACAAACCAGTCACACACTTGAAAAGTAAATACGCACTATTGATGATGACTGAACACTTAAATATACCCCATGCTGAGATTCCCAATGAGTTTCTCAGGTACTTTAGGGTTAATATGAGGAAGGAGTTTTTGCCCATTGCCGAAGAAGACAGCTTACAAATGCGTCTGAGGGACTTGCAGGAAATTACCGTGGATACTAGGAAAACTGAGTTTTTATACACTTACATGCCGGCTTCACTGGGCAAAATGAGATTTTTGCTGCAAATTAAGGCCACTTTGCTGCAGTTCATTCAGTTGGGCTTCACTGAGAAGGACCTGGATGAAGTTAAAGGGGTGTTCGCCGACactaatttgtatttgttgtgTGCCACTGTGTTAATTGGAAGTATACAT TTGTTGCTGGATTTTCTGTCGTTCAAAAACGACGTCAGCTTCTGGAAGTCACAGAAATCAATGGCAGGGTTGTCTTCTCGCACCTTATATTGGAGAGCCTTTTCTCagactataatatttttgtacctGTTGGATGAAGGCACATCTTTGTTAGTTTTAGTACCAAGTGGTGTGGCCACTTTAATAGag TTCTGGAAAGTTAGCAAAGTCCTAAAGACCAGTTTGTCTTGGAGAAGTGGTctgtcatttaataaaatgcaacAAGAAACAGCAGAAGAGAAGAAAACCAGGCAGTATGATGAGGAGTGCATGAAGTATTTGAGTTACTTGCTCTATCCACTTTGTGTTGGTGCAGCAATGTATTCATTACTTTATCAGTCACATAAAag CTGGTACTCGTGGACGATCAACAGCCTAGTAAATGGGGTCTACGCCTTCGGGTTCCTGTTTATGTTGCCCCAACTTTTCATCAACTACAGACTTAAATCGGTGGCTGCGTTGCCGTGGCGTGCCTTCACCTACAGGGCTTTCAACACCTTCATCGATGACATATTTGCCTTCATCATAACCATGCCCACGGCCCACAGGGTGGCCTGCTTCAGGGACGACATCATATTCCTTGTTTACTTGTACCAAAGAtg GTTATATCCTGTGGATCAGACCAGGACTGATGATCAAGTTGGGGAGGAGGCCGTACCGGAAGGTACTAAAAAGAAAAAGgaataa
- the LOC109600561 gene encoding sprouty-related, EVH1 domain-containing protein 2, which produces MTDSSEDGNYLVRVRAQVMSRDDSSGGWVPLGGGGLSNVSVRKRPRPQQQPATAQQTSVTNAAATTTTTTTGGANNTNTTSATTAGNAPAADTKPKHDYLIFGKRISDNSIVLSCTIKKDFEYNKVMPTFHHWKTGDKKFGLTFQAAADARAFDKGVRTAVEDLLDGFAETSPSSPLPKCPKDVGDDDVFMTLNLPQEPQDSRSSSDSSTKGSDHHRIHYYLHDKPLEPRQPTYEPSKGENYPYVQLQPVHEYIYPAEEQHHHPHILKSTMVRRDSSSSLKKGIGGQGGGIVGIELVQPPGLGQPPLSGMGHMKGGPATVSAPTKKGGKAAQSVCRYCNQIFSEEQNPKGACDFAPDLGRSAISKISCLCCAQCAFYHCASDGEGDFAQHPCDCTADEGCARRWCCLAVLSLFVPCLWLYPPLKLCHWCGVRCGACGGRHAI; this is translated from the exons tggCAACTACCTGGTGCGCGTGCGTGCACAGGTGATGTCGCGGGACGACAGCAGCGGCGGCTGGGTGCCGCTGGGCGGCGGCGGCCTCAGCAACGTGTCGGTGCGCAAGAGGCCGCGGCCCCAGCAGCAGCCGGCCACCGCGCAACAGACGTCCGTCACCAACGCAGCCGCCACGACCACGACGACGACAACGGGCGGCGCCAACAACACCAACACCACGTCGGCCACAACGGCCGGCAACGCGCCCGCCGCCGACACCAAACCGAAGCACGACTACCTCATCTTCGGCAAGAGGATCTCCGACAACTCG ATTGTGTTGAGCTGCACGATCAAGAAGGACTTCGAGTACAACAAAGTGATGCCAACGTTCCACCATTGGAAAACCGGGGACAAGAAGTTCGGATTGACCTTTCAGGCGGCCGCCGACGCCAGGGCCTTCGACAAGGGAGTCAGGACAGCCGTTGAGGATCTGCTGGACG GTTTTGCGGAAACCTCTCCCTCATCACCATTGCCGAAATGTCCAAAAGACGTGGGTGACGACGATGTCTTCATG ACTCTGAATCTTCCGCAGGAACCTCAGGATTCGAGGAGTTCGAGCGATTCTAGTACCAAAGGGTCCGACCACCATCGAATCCACTATTATCTCCACGACAAACCGCTTGAACCCAGACAACCTACGTACGAGCCCAGCAAAG GCGAAAACTACCCGTACGTGCAGCTGCAGCCGGTCCACGAGTACATCTACCCGGCGGAGGAACAGCACCACCACCCGCACATCCTCAAGTCGACGATGGTGCGGCGCGACTCGTCGTCGAGCCTGAAAAAGGGCATCGGCGGCCAGGGCGGCGGCATCGTCGGCATCGAGCTGGTGCAGCCGCCGGGCCTCGGTCAGCCGCCGCTGTCCGGCATGGGCCACATGAAGGGCGGCCCGGCCACCGTGTCGGCGCCGACCAAGAAGGGCGGCAAGGCGGCGCAGTCCGTGTGCCGCTACTGCAACCAGATATTCAGCGAGGAGCAGAACCCGAAGGGCGCGTGCGACTTCGCGCCCGACCTCGGCCGCTCCGCGATCAGCAAGATCAGCTGTCTATG CTGTGCGCAGTGCGCGTTCTACCACTGCGCATCGGACGGAGAAGGCGACTTTGCGCAGCACCCGTGCGACTGCACGGCGGACGAGGGCTGCGCGCGACGGTGGTGCTGCCTGGCGGTGCTGTCTCTATTCGTGCCCTGCCTGTGGCTGTACCCGCCGCTCAAGCTGTGCCACTGGTGCGGCGTGAGGTGCGGAGCGTGCGGCGGCCGTCACGCCATCTGA
- the LOC126264741 gene encoding cleft lip and palate transmembrane protein 1-like protein encodes MGKQFLFIAKEDCLQIRLRNLQEITMDIRKTEFLYTSLGKMRFLLQIKATLLQFIQLGFTEKDLDEVKGVLADTNLYLLGATVLIGSIHLLLDFLSFKNDVSFWKSQKSMTELSSHTVYWRAFSQTIIFWCQLDEGMSLLVLMSSGSSFSWASLRKTWMKLKGCSPTLICICCMSLC; translated from the exons ATGGGGAAGCAATTCCTGTTCATTGCTAAAGAAGACTGCTTACAAATACGACTAAGAAATTTACAGGAAATCACCATGGATATTAGAAAAACTGAGTTTTTATACACATCACTTGGCAAAATGAGATTTTTGCTGCAAATTAAGGCCACTTTGCTGCAGTTCATTCAGTTGGGCTTCACTGAGAAAGACCTGGATGAAGTTAAAGGGGTGTTGGCCGACactaatttgtatttgttggGTGCCACCGTATTAATTGGAAGTATACAT TTGCTGCTAGATTTTCTGTCGTTCAAAAACGACGTCAGCTTCTGGAAGTCACAGAAATCAATGACAGAGTTGTCTTCTCACACTGTATATTGGAGGGCTTTTTCTCAGACTATTATATTTTGGTGCCAGTTGGATGAAGGCATGTCTTTGTTAGTTTTAATGTCGAGTGGCAGTTCATTCAGTTGGGCTTCACTGAGAAAGACATGGATGAAGTTAAAGGGGTGTTCACCGACactaatttgtatttgttgtaTGTCACTGTGTTAA
- the LOC109600564 gene encoding cleft lip and palate transmembrane protein 1-like protein, which yields MNGRVVFSHLILETLSQTIIFLYLLDDGTSLLVLIPSGVATLIEFWKVSKVLKTSLSCRSGLSFNKMQQETAKEKKTRQYDEQCMKYLSYLLYPLCVGAAMYSLLYQSHKRTLNKFSLFLQSWL from the exons ATGAATGGCAGGGTTGTCTTCTCGCATCTCATACTGGAGACCCTTTCTCagactataatatttttgtacctGTTGGATGATGGCACATCTTTGTTAGTTTTAATACCAAGTGGTGTGGCCACTTTAATAGag tTTTGGAAAGTTAGCAAAGTCCTAAAGACCAGTTTGTCTTGCAGAAGTGGCCTGTCATTTAATAAGATGCAACAAGAAACTGCAAAGGAGAAGAAAACCAGACAATATGATGAGCAGTGCATGAAGTATTTGAGTTACTTGCTCTATCCACTTTGTGTTGGTGCAGCAATGTATTCATTACTTTATCAGTCACATAAAAG GaccttgaataagttctcgctGTTTCTTCAAAGTTGGCTGTAG